Proteins encoded in a region of the Isosphaeraceae bacterium EP7 genome:
- a CDS encoding IS4 family transposase, which translates to MDVWVDHELDEAEFPDRRLRARLGKILAGLGRRVGATVPMACQDWAATKAAYRFFSNPRVDEGIILAGHLAATRARFAATSGPILVLHDTSEFSFRRERPEAIGLLSLLKGRHATVTLCGLLMHSSLVLTPAGLPLGLAAVKFWTRKKFKGTNALRGKVNPTRIPIEQKESVRWLENLRRSTALLGDPSRCVHVGDREADIFELFCAAREAGTDFLVRTCVDRLAGDGGTTISREMEREPVRGTHEVEVHDDRGRVTTAAVDLRFRRLTVRPPIGKHRQYPALSLTVLHADERGAPEGREPIRWRLLTNRPVDDLAGAIEKLDWYAQHWKIENSHAQCPSSRRLSRAA; encoded by the coding sequence ATGGACGTCTGGGTCGACCACGAGCTCGATGAGGCCGAATTCCCCGATCGCAGGCTGAGGGCCCGCCTGGGCAAGATCCTGGCCGGCCTGGGACGCCGGGTCGGCGCCACGGTGCCGATGGCCTGCCAGGACTGGGCCGCCACCAAGGCCGCCTACCGCTTCTTCAGCAACCCTCGCGTCGACGAGGGCATCATCCTGGCCGGCCACCTCGCCGCCACCCGGGCGAGGTTCGCCGCGACCTCCGGCCCGATCCTCGTCCTCCACGACACCAGCGAGTTCAGCTTCCGGCGCGAGCGGCCCGAGGCGATCGGCCTGCTCTCGCTGCTGAAGGGCCGCCACGCCACCGTCACGCTCTGCGGGCTGCTGATGCACTCCAGCCTGGTGCTGACCCCCGCGGGCCTCCCGCTGGGCCTGGCCGCCGTCAAGTTCTGGACCCGCAAGAAGTTCAAGGGCACCAACGCGCTGAGGGGCAAGGTCAACCCCACCCGGATCCCGATCGAGCAGAAGGAGAGCGTCCGCTGGCTGGAGAACCTGAGGCGGTCGACCGCGTTGCTGGGCGACCCGTCCCGGTGCGTCCACGTCGGCGACCGCGAGGCCGACATCTTCGAGCTGTTCTGCGCCGCCCGCGAGGCGGGGACCGACTTCCTGGTCCGCACCTGCGTCGACCGGCTCGCTGGCGACGGGGGCACGACGATCTCCAGGGAGATGGAACGCGAGCCGGTCCGGGGGACCCACGAGGTCGAGGTCCATGACGACCGCGGGCGAGTCACCACGGCCGCGGTGGACCTGCGGTTCCGCCGGCTGACGGTCCGCCCGCCGATCGGCAAGCATCGCCAGTACCCGGCGTTGTCGCTGACGGTCCTCCACGCCGATGAGCGGGGGGCGCCCGAGGGGCGGGAGCCGATCCGGTGGCGGCTGCTGACGAACCGGCCCGTGGACGACCTCGCCGGCGCGATCGAGAAGCTGGATTGGTATGCCCAACACTGGAAGATCGAGAACTCCCACGCACAATGCCCCTCAAGCAGGCGGTTGTCACGGGCCGCTTGA
- a CDS encoding recombinase family protein, giving the protein MPDDPKIRADHLRRQAVVYVRQSTPHQVRSNRESTARQYALADRAKALGWSAADVQTIDEDQGRSGSRSDHRDGFKRLLAEIGAGQVGLVLALEASRLARSSADWHRLVEICGITKTLLADESAVYDPRAPNDRLLLGLKGTLSEAELMTIRCRLHDGRWSKARRGELAKPLPVGYIEAEAGAVVKHPDRQVQDRLGYIFELFAELRVARRVVARLRYEKLDIPAQARGGPGHGEVRWKVPTFGAIIRILHNPAYAGAYAYGQKEYDPFDRSPATGKARTTARAVADWPVCVRDVYPAYITWDEFARNQQTLRDNWFRAGTRGAPRRGQALLQGIARCGRCGARLSVFYYSTKEKRAPGYGCVAGYADGGATCQMMSSAPVDAAVAELFLAAVTPAQLDVALRAMDAYEAERAEARRQRQMQVQRADYEVEIARRRYEAADPANRLVAAELESRWEQALRERERLKREAEELDRRTASPLGAAERRRVREMASDLGRVWHAATTGMEDRKELLRFLVHRVYLDGVTEAGQIRLEVEWHTGARSKVTVPRPVVGAWAPKTPAAAVERIRLLLSTRDYKAIAETLNEEGYRTAKGLKYDIYSVGYVARSRGWGRSAARRPEREV; this is encoded by the coding sequence ATGCCCGACGATCCCAAGATCCGCGCCGATCACCTCCGCCGCCAGGCCGTCGTCTACGTCCGCCAGTCGACCCCGCACCAGGTCCGCAGCAACCGCGAGAGCACCGCCCGGCAGTACGCCCTGGCCGACCGGGCCAAGGCGTTGGGTTGGTCGGCGGCAGACGTGCAGACCATCGACGAAGATCAAGGGCGGTCCGGGTCCCGCTCCGACCACCGCGACGGGTTCAAGAGGCTCCTGGCCGAGATCGGCGCCGGCCAGGTCGGGCTGGTCCTGGCCCTGGAGGCGTCCCGGCTGGCCCGCTCGTCGGCCGACTGGCACCGGCTCGTCGAGATCTGCGGGATCACCAAGACGCTACTGGCCGACGAGTCCGCCGTCTATGACCCCAGGGCCCCCAACGACAGGCTTCTCCTCGGGCTGAAGGGGACCTTGAGCGAGGCGGAGCTGATGACCATCCGCTGCCGGCTCCACGACGGGCGATGGAGCAAGGCCCGCCGCGGTGAGCTGGCCAAGCCACTGCCGGTCGGCTACATCGAGGCCGAGGCCGGGGCCGTGGTCAAGCACCCCGACCGCCAGGTCCAGGATCGGCTCGGGTACATCTTCGAGCTGTTCGCCGAGCTGCGAGTGGCCCGCCGCGTGGTCGCCCGGTTGCGGTATGAGAAGCTGGACATCCCGGCCCAAGCCCGGGGCGGTCCGGGACACGGCGAGGTGCGATGGAAGGTGCCGACGTTCGGTGCCATCATCCGGATTCTGCACAATCCTGCATATGCAGGCGCGTACGCCTATGGGCAGAAGGAGTACGACCCGTTCGATCGATCCCCGGCGACCGGCAAGGCCAGGACGACGGCCCGGGCGGTGGCCGACTGGCCGGTCTGCGTCCGCGACGTGTACCCCGCCTACATCACCTGGGACGAGTTCGCGCGGAACCAGCAGACGCTCCGGGACAACTGGTTCCGGGCGGGCACGCGAGGGGCGCCGCGACGCGGGCAGGCGCTGCTCCAGGGGATCGCCCGATGCGGCCGGTGCGGGGCCCGGTTGAGCGTGTTTTACTACTCGACGAAGGAGAAGCGGGCTCCGGGATACGGTTGCGTCGCGGGGTACGCCGACGGCGGGGCGACGTGCCAGATGATGAGTTCGGCGCCGGTCGACGCGGCGGTGGCCGAGTTGTTCCTGGCCGCCGTCACCCCGGCCCAGCTGGACGTGGCGCTGCGGGCGATGGACGCGTACGAGGCCGAGCGGGCCGAGGCCCGGCGGCAGCGGCAGATGCAGGTCCAGAGGGCCGATTACGAGGTCGAGATCGCCCGCCGGCGGTACGAGGCGGCCGACCCGGCCAACCGACTGGTCGCGGCCGAGCTGGAGTCGCGATGGGAGCAGGCGCTGCGGGAGCGGGAGCGACTGAAGCGGGAGGCCGAGGAACTGGACCGTCGGACGGCCAGCCCACTGGGAGCGGCCGAGCGGCGACGCGTCCGGGAGATGGCCTCCGACCTCGGCAGAGTCTGGCACGCGGCGACGACCGGGATGGAGGACCGGAAGGAACTCTTGCGTTTCCTGGTTCACCGGGTTTACCTGGATGGGGTGACCGAGGCCGGGCAGATCCGGCTCGAGGTCGAGTGGCACACCGGGGCGCGGTCCAAGGTCACCGTGCCGCGTCCGGTCGTCGGGGCGTGGGCCCCGAAGACACCGGCGGCGGCGGTCGAACGGATTCGCCTGCTGCTGTCTACACGTGACTACAAGGCGATTGCAGAGACCCTGAACGAGGAGGGCTATCGGACGGCGAAGGGGTTGAAGTATGACATTTATTCAGTTGGATATGTCGCTCGAAGCCGCGGCTGGGGACGGTCGGCGGCGAGGCGACCGGAGCGCGAGGTGTAA
- a CDS encoding IS701 family transposase, translated as MPSQPTAADVRIWADELDVVGERLARRFARSEPRRRAGEYLRGLLSDAGRKNGWQLAERAGDETPHGVQHLLGRADWEADRVRDDLAAYVREHLADPRGVLIVDETGFLKKGTKSAGVQRQYSGTAGRIENCQVGVFLAFAGGRGHALVDRELYLPEVWAGDADRRKAARIPEEVAFATKPRLAERMLRRAWNAGMKAAWVTGDAVYGNDAKFRRTLESNGQAYVLAVKSDQRLFDGRWRDRVDAIAERLPARAWRKLSAGAGSKGPRWYDWAAESFGEADARGWRLWLLVRRHCERKDERAYYLCRGPADTPRRELVRVAGSRWAIEECFERAKGDCGLADYEVRSWVGWYRHVTLSMFALAMLAVIRSRAASRPSPREKGARG; from the coding sequence ATGCCATCGCAGCCAACCGCCGCGGACGTCCGTATCTGGGCCGACGAACTCGACGTCGTGGGCGAGCGACTGGCCCGCCGATTTGCACGGTCCGAGCCGCGGAGGCGGGCCGGCGAATATCTCCGCGGCCTGCTCTCCGACGCCGGACGTAAGAACGGCTGGCAACTCGCCGAGCGGGCCGGCGATGAGACGCCCCACGGCGTCCAGCACCTGCTCGGACGCGCCGACTGGGAGGCCGATCGGGTCCGCGACGACCTGGCGGCCTACGTCCGCGAGCACCTGGCCGACCCGCGCGGCGTGCTGATCGTCGACGAGACCGGGTTCCTCAAGAAGGGGACCAAGTCCGCCGGCGTGCAGCGGCAGTACTCGGGCACCGCCGGGCGGATCGAGAACTGCCAGGTCGGCGTCTTCCTGGCATTCGCCGGCGGCCGGGGCCACGCGCTGGTGGACCGGGAGCTGTACCTGCCCGAAGTGTGGGCCGGCGACGCCGACAGGCGCAAGGCCGCCCGGATCCCGGAGGAGGTCGCCTTCGCCACCAAGCCCCGGCTGGCCGAGCGCATGCTCCGGCGGGCCTGGAACGCCGGCATGAAGGCGGCCTGGGTGACAGGCGACGCGGTCTACGGCAACGACGCGAAGTTCCGCCGGACGCTGGAGTCCAACGGCCAGGCGTACGTCCTGGCGGTCAAGAGCGACCAGCGGCTCTTCGACGGCCGGTGGCGGGACCGGGTCGACGCCATCGCCGAGCGGCTGCCGGCCAGGGCGTGGCGCAAGCTCAGCGCCGGGGCGGGCTCGAAGGGGCCGCGGTGGTACGACTGGGCGGCGGAGTCATTCGGCGAGGCCGACGCGCGGGGCTGGCGGCTCTGGCTCCTGGTGCGGCGGCACTGCGAGCGGAAGGACGAGCGGGCGTACTACCTGTGCCGCGGGCCGGCCGACACGCCGCGGCGGGAGCTGGTCCGCGTCGCCGGGTCGAGGTGGGCGATCGAGGAGTGCTTCGAGCGGGCCAAGGGGGACTGCGGCCTGGCCGACTACGAGGTGCGGAGCTGGGTCGGCTGGTACCGGCATGTGACGCTGTCGATGTTCGCCCTGGCGATGCTGGCGGTGATCCGGTCGCGGGCGGCCTCGCGGCCCTCGCCGCGCGAAAAGGGGGCCCGCGGCTGA
- a CDS encoding transposase translates to MLTLTAAVRLGGVGACLAFDGATNSACFEAYVGGCLAPTLRPGDIVVMDNLACHKTAEVDRLIVAAGAEVRYLPAYSPDLNPIESMFSKLEESLRAAEARSIDDLIDAMGEALKSITPGDILGWFHHSGYRHAQ, encoded by the coding sequence GTGCTCACGCTGACCGCGGCGGTCCGGCTCGGCGGCGTCGGCGCCTGCCTGGCCTTCGACGGGGCGACGAACTCCGCCTGCTTCGAGGCCTACGTGGGAGGATGCCTGGCCCCGACCCTGAGGCCCGGCGATATCGTGGTGATGGACAACTTGGCCTGCCACAAGACCGCCGAGGTGGACCGGCTGATCGTCGCCGCGGGCGCCGAAGTCCGCTATCTGCCCGCATACAGCCCGGACCTGAACCCGATCGAGTCGATGTTCTCCAAGCTCGAGGAGTCATTGCGGGCGGCCGAGGCGAGGTCGATCGACGACCTGATCGACGCGATGGGCGAGGCCCTGAAGTCAATCACACCGGGTGATATCCTTGGATGGTTTCATCATTCAGGATACCGCCACGCTCAATAG
- a CDS encoding recombinase family protein — protein MTVGCVALLTGMMNEAELHILKQRMHQGKLNKARRGELVVAVPVGYVKSPAGEVSLDPDEQVREIVRLVFDQFDRQGTVHGVLRHLIAYGIRMPLRRRGGPDRGELDWRPPGRETVRHILRHPIYAGAYVYGFRPVDPRRRKPGSPKSGRGSGLTAEQCQVFLRDRYPGYISWDQFEANQRRMAANRSRVESPGAVRDGSALLAGVVRCGRCGRRMYVRYRRSGGCPTYVCSTLRSDYGLPLCQSVSAIEVEAWVAREVVEALQPAALDASLEAASRVDEQRRQVIRDWERRVERARYEADRAGRQYQACEPENRLVGRTLERRWDEALQAVRKAEEDFNRFLRAQPRLLGPADRERIRRLAAEVPSLWHAPTTTHADRRQIVRLLIDRVVLTVDSDNDHVNVRVEWAGGAVRERTLPREVFGCTKQRQWKPLSCRLAALHGLGETPNVIATILDQEGFRPPKRATRFTGGIVRRLLHELGLRARVPRQTAAGFLASGEVWLHDLAQTLALSPYTLHGWRKKGWMHTRQLGGRGGPWTVWVDTTELDRLRALKECPRLWNHQERLARLRTPGPRGD, from the coding sequence ATGACTGTGGGTTGTGTTGCACTGCTCACCGGCATGATGAACGAAGCGGAGCTGCACATCCTCAAGCAGAGGATGCACCAGGGGAAATTGAACAAGGCTCGTCGCGGGGAGTTGGTCGTCGCCGTCCCGGTCGGGTACGTCAAGTCGCCGGCCGGCGAGGTCAGCTTGGACCCGGACGAGCAGGTCCGGGAGATCGTCCGGCTGGTCTTCGATCAGTTCGATCGCCAGGGGACGGTGCACGGGGTCCTCCGTCATCTGATCGCCTACGGCATCCGGATGCCGTTACGTCGCCGCGGCGGGCCCGATCGGGGGGAGTTGGACTGGAGGCCCCCGGGCCGGGAGACCGTCCGCCACATCCTCCGCCATCCGATCTATGCGGGGGCTTACGTCTATGGATTTCGCCCGGTCGACCCACGCCGCCGGAAGCCGGGCAGCCCCAAGAGTGGCCGCGGCAGCGGCCTGACTGCGGAGCAATGCCAGGTCTTCTTGAGGGATCGGTATCCGGGGTACATCAGTTGGGACCAGTTCGAGGCGAACCAGAGGCGGATGGCGGCGAACCGGTCGCGAGTCGAGTCGCCCGGCGCAGTCCGGGACGGGTCCGCCCTGCTGGCGGGGGTCGTGCGGTGCGGACGATGTGGGCGTCGGATGTACGTGCGATACAGGCGGAGCGGCGGCTGCCCCACGTACGTCTGCAGCACGCTGCGGTCGGACTATGGCCTACCCCTGTGCCAATCGGTCTCGGCGATCGAGGTCGAGGCCTGGGTCGCCCGGGAGGTCGTGGAGGCCTTGCAACCGGCGGCCCTCGACGCCAGCCTCGAGGCGGCGTCGCGGGTCGATGAGCAGCGACGTCAGGTGATCCGCGACTGGGAGCGTCGGGTCGAGCGGGCGCGGTACGAGGCCGATCGGGCCGGCCGGCAATACCAGGCCTGCGAGCCGGAGAATCGCCTGGTGGGCCGCACCCTGGAGCGTCGCTGGGATGAGGCGTTGCAGGCCGTCCGGAAGGCGGAGGAGGACTTCAATCGTTTCCTCAGGGCGCAGCCGCGATTGTTGGGGCCGGCCGACCGGGAGCGGATCCGCCGCCTGGCCGCGGAAGTCCCGTCCTTGTGGCATGCCCCCACGACGACACACGCGGACCGCCGCCAGATCGTGAGGCTCCTCATCGACCGCGTGGTGCTGACCGTTGATTCAGACAATGATCATGTCAATGTACGAGTCGAATGGGCCGGAGGTGCGGTGCGGGAGCGGACGCTGCCGAGGGAAGTGTTCGGATGCACGAAGCAACGACAATGGAAACCGCTTTCATGCCGACTCGCGGCCCTGCACGGCCTGGGAGAGACGCCCAACGTGATCGCGACGATCCTCGACCAGGAGGGCTTTCGGCCGCCCAAGAGGGCGACCCGGTTCACGGGCGGGATCGTACGACGGTTGCTCCACGAGCTGGGCCTGAGGGCCCGCGTGCCGCGCCAGACGGCGGCGGGCTTCCTGGCGTCGGGTGAAGTGTGGTTGCACGACCTGGCGCAGACCCTGGCGCTATCGCCGTACACGTTGCACGGCTGGCGGAAGAAAGGCTGGATGCACACGCGCCAGTTGGGCGGCCGCGGCGGCCCTTGGACGGTGTGGGTCGACACGACGGAGTTGGACCGGCTCCGGGCGTTGAAAGAATGCCCCCGACTGTGGAATCATCAGGAGCGATTGGCCCGATTGCGAACACCAGGGCCGCGTGGCGACTGA
- a CDS encoding recombinase family protein — translation MNDASPPARSPKLQSWHLSRSAIVYIRQSTPQQVLDHRESTARQYALADRAVELGWAREQVMVIDDDLGKSGQSAEGRPGFQRLLAELALDRVGLILGLEMSRLARSCKDWHQLLELCACFRTLLADADGLYDPTDYHDRLLLGLKSSMR, via the coding sequence ATGAATGACGCCTCGCCGCCGGCCCGTTCGCCCAAGCTCCAGAGCTGGCACCTGTCTCGCAGCGCCATCGTCTACATCCGGCAATCCACGCCCCAGCAAGTCCTCGACCATCGCGAATCCACCGCGCGTCAGTACGCCCTCGCCGATCGCGCGGTGGAACTCGGATGGGCACGTGAGCAGGTCATGGTCATCGATGACGACCTCGGCAAGAGCGGCCAGTCGGCCGAGGGACGGCCGGGATTCCAGCGACTCCTGGCCGAACTCGCGCTCGACCGCGTCGGCTTGATCCTCGGCCTCGAGATGAGCCGACTGGCCCGGTCCTGTAAAGATTGGCATCAGCTCCTGGAATTATGTGCTTGCTTCCGAACGCTCCTGGCCGACGCGGACGGCCTCTATGACCCGACCGACTACCATGACCGACTCTTGCTCGGGCTCAAGAGCTCCATGAGATAA
- a CDS encoding IS630 transposase-related protein has translation MATYSIDLRERVIAACDEGIETRAEVAERFSVSQSWIRLLLKRRRETGSFAPRPHGGGRVPAFSGEAAERLRDAVADDPDATLKQLAAAAGVACGTSATDRALRRLGITRKKSRLGPPSRIGPI, from the coding sequence ATGGCCACCTACTCGATAGACCTGCGGGAGCGGGTCATCGCCGCCTGCGATGAGGGGATCGAGACGCGTGCCGAGGTCGCCGAGCGATTCTCGGTCAGCCAGTCCTGGATCCGCCTGCTTCTCAAGAGACGCCGGGAGACCGGCTCGTTCGCGCCGAGGCCGCACGGCGGGGGCAGGGTTCCGGCCTTCTCCGGCGAGGCGGCCGAGCGGCTCCGCGACGCCGTCGCGGACGACCCCGACGCCACGCTCAAGCAGCTGGCGGCCGCCGCCGGCGTGGCCTGCGGCACTTCGGCCACCGACCGGGCGCTGAGGCGGCTGGGCATCACGCGCAAAAAAAGTCGACTCGGGCCGCCGAGCAGGATCGGCCCGATCTGA